The Alteromonas mediterranea DE genome contains the following window.
ATAGACACTGCCATTTTAGATTGTGACAAACTACTAGTAACCGCGCTTACACCTAAAACAGTAATAGAGAGTAATACAAGCAGTGCAAACACCATCACTAGCCCCTGCTGTTTCATTGTGAACTCCTGACAAAATTTTTCATATTTCGAAGTGCCAGCGTCTTTGAGAAAACCTGGTAGTAATGCGCCGTGTCCATGGTTTTAGACGCTTCGTTTAACAGTGCAAACTTTTGCGCGTTAGTTTGCCTAACTTCATTTTGATAACTTTTAATCATGAGGGCCCATCGCAGTGACACAACTTGTTGATTAAGTGATCTTAAACCCGTTATCTCATCGGCGGTTACGTAAGAGATGGCTTGCCCTTGAGATGTGCTGATACTGTCGGAAATGCCAAATTGCACTTGAAAGCTTTCTACGTTATCGAGAAGGGTGACAGTAACTGGTGAAACCGACTGCGGCTTTAAGCCCCGCAAAACACGTCCATCGTATCCGGTACACTTGAGCGTACTGCCGCTTACAAAGTAGTGATTAACCACATGAAATTCGCTGCCTAAAGCGTAACCGTGTTGGTTTCCCGTGCAATCCTCTTGACCTAGCAGGCTCACTACAAGTTTATCGCTGCCGCCGCTAGACGTTTGCACGCTGCCTAAGGTAGCGTTGTTAACAAAATCACCAGCAACAGCAATAGGATGATTTTCAACGTAGGCAGCTTCGGCCACTATATCAACTGAGGTGTCTACATTCGCGGTAATCTGGTCATAGCGGCCTACTTCGTAAAATTCAGCGGAAAGGCGTCCCATGATAAAGCGCCCCGACTCTTGTACTTGAGCGACAGCTTGGTTCAGTTTGTTAGTAACACTGCTACTAACAAGTACTTGAATAATTGCACCAGAAATAACTAAACCTAAGGTTAAGGTAATCATGAGCTCGACTAATGAAAAGCCCCGCTGACTCATGTGTTTCACACCTCTCATAGTGTTATGTCCTTAAACACACAAGCGTTACTATCACCATCGTTGGGGTTACAACGTGAGTTGAGCGTATATATTTGATTTCCTGATGAGGCAACTGGCCAGGTTAGCAATATTTCTACCCTAGAACCTGCACTACAGCTATAAATGTCAGCGTTATTGGTGTCATCACAGGAGACCGACACCTTCGTTTGAGGGTTGGTTTGCACTGCCGAGCAAGATAGGGCCCAGCCATCGTAAGCGGCCATTTGGATTTCGCTGCAGGTTTGCC
Protein-coding sequences here:
- a CDS encoding PilW family protein, translating into MRGVKHMSQRGFSLVELMITLTLGLVISGAIIQVLVSSSVTNKLNQAVAQVQESGRFIMGRLSAEFYEVGRYDQITANVDTSVDIVAEAAYVENHPIAVAGDFVNNATLGSVQTSSGGSDKLVVSLLGQEDCTGNQHGYALGSEFHVVNHYFVSGSTLKCTGYDGRVLRGLKPQSVSPVTVTLLDNVESFQVQFGISDSISTSQGQAISYVTADEITGLRSLNQQVVSLRWALMIKSYQNEVRQTNAQKFALLNEASKTMDTAHYYQVFSKTLALRNMKNFVRSSQ